The genomic DNA GTTGCATCTTGATCCGCCCCATCTCGGTCAGACCGAGCAGAGATCCGACCCGGGTCGGATCGACGCCGTATTCGGCGGGGAGGACGACGGTGACGAGGAGGGCGGAGGCGATGACCACGGCGATACCGGTCGACTTCAGCAGCTTGCCGGTCGAAGGCAGTTCGGCGGCGTCAGGCTTGTTGGCGTTATACATGGGTCAGGTCTCCGGTCAGGCGACGAAGAAGCCGACGAGCTGATAGCCCGCCAGAATGAAGCCGAGGGTCATGACGACCACATTGGCGGTGTAGGCGTGACGCCAGAAGCTGGAGGTCTTCCTCCAGAAGCCCATGACGATCAGGATGGCGCCGAGCGCCAGAAGCTGACCGATCTCGACCCCGACGTTGAACGCCAGCAGATTGCCGATCAGGCCGTCGGGCGACATGTTGAAGTCCTGCAGCTTGGTCGCCAGGCCGAAGCCGTGGAACAGGCCGAACACCAGGGTCGCGGCCTTGGT from Actinomycetota bacterium includes the following:
- a CDS encoding HupE/UreJ family protein; this encodes TKAATLVFGLFHGFGLATKLQDFNMSPDGLIGNLLAFNVGVEIGQLLALGAILIVMGFWRKTSSFWRHAYTANVVVMTLGFILAGYQLVGFFVA